One Candidatus Liberimonas magnetica genomic window carries:
- a CDS encoding DUF6338 family protein, whose product MEIAPNINNMMLFVLLVFPGLISMHIYRLFMPAKDIDWKNSVVEALFYSSINFGLCLPILIPINRGTFINLYPVWYSILFISTIIIFPILWPFLWVQIMKNKIFAKYLQLPYPTAWDYFFQKRIPVFVLIHRKNGKKIGGYFGTDSYATSYPKEGDIYIEKVVKVDETGKFKGIITSSKGLLVKNNDYELIEFFEDPNYK is encoded by the coding sequence ATGGAGATTGCTCCAAATATTAACAACATGATGTTGTTTGTTTTACTAGTTTTTCCTGGTCTAATATCTATGCACATTTATCGACTCTTTATGCCTGCAAAGGATATAGATTGGAAAAATTCTGTTGTTGAAGCATTATTTTACAGTTCCATAAATTTTGGTTTATGCCTACCTATATTGATTCCAATTAATAGAGGCACATTTATCAACCTTTATCCAGTTTGGTATTCAATTCTTTTTATTTCCACCATAATTATCTTTCCAATCCTATGGCCTTTTCTTTGGGTGCAAATAATGAAAAACAAGATATTTGCAAAATACTTACAGTTACCATATCCAACGGCATGGGATTATTTCTTTCAAAAAAGAATACCTGTATTTGTGTTAATACATCGTAAAAATGGCAAGAAAATTGGTGGATATTTTGGGACAGATTCATATGCAACTTCTTATCCAAAAGAAGGAGACATTTATATAGAAAAAGTTGTTAAAGTTGATGAGACGGGTAAATTCAAGGGAATTATTACATCTTCGAAAGGCTTATTAGTAAAAAATAATGATTATGAATTAATAGAATTTTTTGAAGACCCTAATTATAAATAA